The sequence TATAATTAATAAACAAACCATTGATATGAGAATCTTTTCAGGGATCCAGCCGACCGGCGCCATCCACATCGGAAATTATCTGGGCGCGATAAGGCAATTCGTCGAGCTTCAGGCTAAGAATGAATGCGTTTTCAGCATTGTTGACCTTCACGCGATGGCGGCGCCGTATAAAACCGAAGAAATGCCCAATAATGTTTTAGACGCGGCCGTCGCCTATATCGCTTCGGGTATTGATCCGGAAAAATCAATTCTCTTTGTCCAATCACAAGTTCCGGAACACACGGAATTAAGCTGGGTTTTGAATTGCGTCACTCCGGCCGGCGACTTGCTGCGCATGACCCAGTACAAAGAAAAGGCCCGGCAATTCAAAGACAATATCAATGCCGGACTCTTGAATTATCCCATTCTGATGGCGGCTGATATTTTAATTTATAAAACAGAAATGGTGCCGGTTGGCCACGACCAGAGTCAGCACGTGGAACTGGCGAGGACTATCGCCAGAAAATTCAACCAAAGATTCGGCCAGACCTTTCCCGAGCCAAAGCTGAAACTGCCGGGAGCTGGAGCGAGAATTATGTCCTTAACTGACCCAAAAAAGAAGATGTCAAAGTCAGTCCCTTCGTCATGCCTTTACCTCTTTGATGAGCCGGAAACAATCAAAAAGAAAATTATGGCTGCGGTCACCGATCTCGGCAAGGAAATAAAGTACGACCTGGCCAAAAAACCCGGCGTTTCCAATCTCCTGACGATCTACAGCTTGTTCTCGGAAAAGCCGATCAAAGACCTGGAGAAAAGATTCAAGGGCCAGGGGTATGCCAAGTTCAAGGAAAAACTGGCGGATCTCTTGATTGAGAAATTAGAGCCTCTTCGGAGAAAAAGAAAAGAACTCCTCTCCAGAAAAGTCTACGTCAAAGAAATCCTCGACCAGGGAGCCAAGAAAGCAAAAAACATTGCCCAGTCAACTATGAAAGAAGTCAGGGAAAAAACCGGTCTTGTTTAGTCTTTTGCGCCTAGCTTATTATTTAAATTAAATAACATTCAATAAACTCACGATCGTAGCTTTATCGATAAACCTACGATCGTAGATTTAAACAATATGTCAAAAAATTTGTCGCCCACAAAGCAAAAAATTCTTCTCTTGGCATTCTCCGGACTAGCTATCGGTCTCACCTATTCTCCAAGAAGACACTTGAAAATCATAAAACACTTTTCTAAAGAGTGGAAAAACATCGAGGAGAAAACACTGAATCAAGAAATAAGAAAGCTTTATCAGTCAAAATTAGTCGATATACAAGAAAACTCCGATGGAACTTTGATTTTGAAATTGACAGAGAAGGGCAAATTAAAAGCACTTGGTTACAATTTTGACAAAATGAAAATCAACCCTGGCGTCTGGGATGAAAAATGGCGGATAGTTGTTTTTGATATTCCCGAAAAACTAAGAAGGGGGCGAGACGCTTTGCGGGAAAAACTAAAAAATCTCGGTTTTTACGAGCTTCAGAAAAGTGTCTTGGTTTTTCCGTTTGAATGCCATGACGAAATTGAATTCCTAATTGAATTTTTTAATCTGCGGAAATACGTCAGATAC is a genomic window of bacterium containing:
- the trpS gene encoding tryptophan--tRNA ligase, producing the protein MRIFSGIQPTGAIHIGNYLGAIRQFVELQAKNECVFSIVDLHAMAAPYKTEEMPNNVLDAAVAYIASGIDPEKSILFVQSQVPEHTELSWVLNCVTPAGDLLRMTQYKEKARQFKDNINAGLLNYPILMAADILIYKTEMVPVGHDQSQHVELARTIARKFNQRFGQTFPEPKLKLPGAGARIMSLTDPKKKMSKSVPSSCLYLFDEPETIKKKIMAAVTDLGKEIKYDLAKKPGVSNLLTIYSLFSEKPIKDLEKRFKGQGYAKFKEKLADLLIEKLEPLRRKRKELLSRKVYVKEILDQGAKKAKNIAQSTMKEVREKTGLV